A single Drechmeria coniospora strain ARSEF 6962 chromosome 03, whole genome shotgun sequence DNA region contains:
- a CDS encoding eukaryotic translation initiation factor 2c has product MAVDMESSLRVVSIPVDTGALFWRRVVFVNGRSVPAKPQHGLPRSMSDRGRLPAPPVGGGSPVSRRPSTSPRRSVNPGQASAPGWSPAMGYDPAKAASKGAKENTRVELPPDAYLKDTAMSMFTLRNNKFNSEGKPIKVDVNQYRMKSFDFAKKVYQYDIAISPDVDKKAAVVLGKIWAHETTKRALANYNYPMWIFDGRKLAWAAVLVDGGELRFRVDLDEGRRPPGAARRDGALFHVKIRRTTEVNMAALQLYLQQKCSFDAAVQAAMNFIDHLVRQFPSQNMVMIKRNFYEDGERGITLAGAGGTIVVHKGVYASVRLSHNLAQGGIGLALNADVANTCFWMAPETVDKVMMRFLAACDASRWGRANPAAMAREFWAVKHRGGAWESSDAFKQLRKLRRLRFKIDHAGRQDKDKVYTIKDFAFDQKYGEEGATAKNVKFDYEGSPTSVADYYAQRYKVWLKNPNLPLIDAGKAGFIPMEYAVLQPMQRYPLKLNPEQTAAMIKVAVTRPDVRKADIVKHVAKLRQQQDPYLAAYGVRFDIGFTRTDARLINPPRVDFGQGSADPKFSGRWDLRGKKFFTQNQAPLQSWAFVAMDACVEFPSLQQFARTFRETFLGHGGKCPAEALLLNLPAGVRHDAADAVAWAHDQMVQQRGYPQLLFVVVAHKNSPHYVRLKKSADCRFGILSQVVNGEAVRRNSGQYHSNVCLKVNAKLGGATSRTLPPWKMQKTYFPKERPTMMVGVDVSHAVPGGNAPSTAAMTMSVDRDATRYAAMVENNGYRQEILLPANVHFLFGQLVKHWQVGHDGQFPRHVIYFRDGVAEGQFAQVLDQEISEIKAFLRNAAPKRELPKFTVVIATKRHHIRLFPERGDKNGNALPGTVVEREVTHPFMWDFYLCSHVAIQGTARPVHYHVILDEMNVPVNDFQRMIYHQCYSYARSTTPVSLHPAVYYAHLAGNRARCHENVASSEGFRVGAKGHEMIRDKVAKGVTIGSMPRPGDEAPPLLSLGGKPASGKAPADGEVRQRDFFRSTMWYI; this is encoded by the exons ATGGCGGTCGACATGGAGTCCTCGCTCCGTGTCGTCTCCATCCCCGTTGACACCGGCGCTTTGTTCTGGCGTCGGGTTGTTTTCGTCAACGGCCGCTCTGTTCCCGCGAAGCCTCAACATG GTTTGCCTCGCAGCATGTCTGATCGAGGCCGCTTGCCCGCTCCGCCGGTGGGCGGAGGCTCCCCCGTCTCTCGacgaccgtcgacgtcgcctcgccgctcggTCAATCCTGGCCAGGCCTCGGCCCCCGGTTGGTCCCCTGCCATGGGCTACGATCCGGCCAAAGCGGCGTCGAAGGGGGCCAAGGAAAACACTCGCGTAGAGCTGCCTCCGGATGCCTACCTAAAGGACACGGCAATGTCGATGTTTACCCTCCGCAACAACAAGTTCAATTCGGAGGGAAAACCCATCAAGGTGGACGTCAATCAGTACCGCATGAAGTCGTTTGACTTCGCCAAGAAAGTGTATCAATACGAT ATCGCCATCTCGCCAGACGTTGACAAGAAGGCGGCGGTTGTGCTTGGCAAGATTTGGGCCCACGAGACAACAAAGCGAGCCCTTGCCAACTACAACTATCCCATGTGGATCTTCGACGGCAGGAAGCTTGCCTGGGCTGCCGTCTTGGTCGACGGGGGTGAGCTTCGCTTCCGCGTCGACTTGGACGAAGGCAGGCGCCCTCCGGGTGCCGCTCGTCGCGATGGCGCCTTGTTTCACGTTAAGATTCGGCGCACGACCGAGGTCAACATGGCCGCCCTCCAGCTCTACCTTCAGCAGAAGTGCTCCTTCGATGCGGCGGTACAGGCGGCCATGAACTTCATCGACCACCTCGTTCGTCAGTTCCCTTCCCAGAACATGGTAATGATCAAGAGAAACTTCTATGAGGACGGCGAACGAGGCAtcaccctcgccggcgctggcggcACTATTGTCGTCCACAAGGGAGTCTACGCCTCGGTCCGCCTCAGCCACAACCTCGCCCAGGGAGGCATCGGCCTTGCGCTCAATGCCGACGTGGCCAACACTTGCTTCTGGATGGCGCCCGAGACGGTGGACAAGGTCATGATGCGGTTCCTCGCCGCTTGCGATGCCTCTCGTTGGGGCCGAGCCAACCCGGCCGCGATGGCTCGGGAGTTTTGGGCCGTAAAGCACCGCGGCGGCGCTTGGGAGTCATCCGACGCCTTCAAGCAGCTCCGCAAGCTCCGCCGGCTGCGGTTCAAGATCGACCACGCAGGCCGACAGGATAAAGACAAGGTCTATACAATCAAAGACTTCGCCTTTGACCAGAAGTACGGCGAGGAAGGAGCGACGGCCAAGAATGTCAAGTTCGACTATGAGGGCAGCCCAACGTCGGTGGCCGACTATTATGCCCAGCGCTACAAAGTCTGGCTGAAGAACCCAAACCTGCCGCtcatcgacgccggcaaggcTGGCTTTATTCCCATGGAGTATGCGGTGCTGCAGCCGATGCAGCGGTACCCCTTGAAGCTTAACCCCGAACAGACGGCGGCTATGATCAAGGTGGCCGTGACGCGCCCAGACGTTCGCAAGGCCGACATTGTAAAGCACGTCGCCAAGCTTCGGCAGCAGCAAGATCCGTACCTCGCCGCGTACGGCGTCAGGTTCGACATCGGCTTCACCCGGACGGACGCCCGCCTCATCAACCCGCCTCGGGTCGACTTCGGACAGGGCAGCGCGGACCCCAAGTTCTCGGGTCGCTGGGACCTGCGCGGAAAGAAATTTTTCACGCAGAACCAGGCTCCGCTCCAGAGCTGGGCGTTTGTGGCCATGGACGCTTGCGTCGAATTTCCGTCGCTCCAGCAGTTCGCCAGGACTTTTCGCGAAACgttcctcggccacggcggcaagTGTCCGGCCGAGGCCCTGCTGCTCAACCTGCCCGCTGGCGTGAGACATGACGCCGCTGACGCCGTGGCCTGGGCTCACGACCAGATGGTGCAGCAACGCGGATACCCGCAGctgctcttcgtcgtcgtcgcccacaAGAACAGCCCGCACTACGTGCGGCTCAAGAAGTCGGCCGACTGCCGGTTCGGCATTCTGTCGCAGGTTGtcaacggcgaggccgtgaGGCGAAACAGTGGCCAGTACCACTCGAACGTCTGCCTGAAGGTGAACGcgaagctcggcggcgccaccTCACGCACCCTGCCCCCCTGGAAGATGCAGAAGACGTACTTCCCGAAGGaacggccgacgatgatggtcggcgtcgacgtgtcGCATGCCGTGCCTGGCGGCAACGCGCCCTCGACAGCCGCCATGACGATGAGCGTCGACCGCGACGCGACGCGGTACGCAGCCATGGTAGAGAACAACGGATACCGCCAGGAAATTTTGCTGCCGGCCAACGTGCACTTCCTCTTCGGCCAGCTCGTGAAGCATTGGCAGGTTGGGCACGACGGTCAGTTCCCCAGGCACGTCATCTACTTTCGAGATGGCGTCGCGGAAGGCCAGTTTGCCCAGGTGCTGGATCAGGAGATTTCGGAGATAAAGGCCTTCCTCCGCAACGCCGCACCCAAGAGGGAGCTGCCCAAGTTCACCGTCGTCATTGCCACGAAGCGACACCACATCCGATTGTTCCCGGAGCGTGGTGACAAGAATGGAAATGCTCTgcccggcaccgtcgtcgagaggGAGGTGACGCACCCGTTCATGTGGGACTTTTACCTGTGCTCGCACGTGGCGATCCAAGGAACCGCCCGCCCCGTTCACTAtcacgtcatcctcgacgagatgaATGTGCCTGTCAACGACTTTCAAAGAATGATTTACCACCAGTGCTACTCGTACGCGCGATCGACAACGCCCGTCTCCTTGCATCCCGCCGTCTACTATGCTCACCTCGCGGGCAACCGCGCACGCTGCCACGAGAACGTTGCCTCGAGCGAAGGCTTCCGCGTCGGCGCCAAGGGTCACGAAATGATTCGGGACAAGGTCGCCAAGGGTGTCACAATCGGCAGCATGCCTCGGCCAGGTGACGAGGCGCCTCCGTTGCTCAGCCTGGGTGGCAAGCCCGCCAGTGGCAAGGCCCCGGCCGATGGAGAAGTGCGCCAGCGTGACTTCTTCCGCAGCACCATGTGGTACATCTAG
- a CDS encoding CFIA complex component Rna14 — protein sequence MASEDATWGGEEHEGADAAQLQPQPSEDQADDHSAPNSHVPSDSVDVGADDEDDAEDGGDYDPESISFDPAPQAPDVVAPPAPPAQPAKPKMTGGFLVEVSDDEEDAGASEVPQVQVQAPAQASQDVKDGAVAAPPASSTSSAVLPMVASLDPVAMLEARVKEDPRGDMDAWMNLMADHKRRGGLDALRNVYGRFLEVFPQAADVWVEWIETELGLDNFMEAERLFGKSLMGVLNVNLWTLYLNYIRRRNDLTNDATGQARRTVAQSYDFVIDNIGSDRDSGTIWQDYINFVKGGPGQVGGTGWQDQQKMDQLRKAYQRGIDVPMSTVNNLWKEYDQFEMGLNKVTGRKFIQERSPGYMSAKSANIALDNIMRVLRRTNLARLPPAPAFDGHDEFQAQVEMWKRWIAWEKDDPLVLKDDDNQAYKERVLYCYKQALMALRFWPEMWVDAAGWCLENDVRDGDGKPVGTELLLQGIAANPESVLLALKHADHIEINYPEKDGDKTEYAKAVRQPYDALLDTLYKMGDKIKEREKLEVGTLKQAASQEPVRESIEEMDDDDGDDDDDDDDDDDDDEGRGEVKKAKKTPTEERIMAIQSAYAAESQLLSRTISYVWIALARAMRRIQGKGNQSEGGLRKVFTDARQKGRLTSDVYVAVARLESVVYKDPVGAKIFERGARLFPNDEGFMIEYIKYLHAKDDTTNARVVFETCVNRLIAKAETLPKAKPLYAYFHKYESQYGELSQISKLEARMAELFPSDPKLSHFTARFSTDKFDPVAAPIIISKAVQMRPRRTAPTIERPMPRSSMPPSRQERSPRPQFARATASPKRPFAMDDDEGNPSKRLARAVSPLKGAAGRRLDQQRRNQSSALHRDITFLLGILPPAHSYDGPKLKPAAAVSLLRDTQLPDYSSWRAKTGGQYRTPAQTLPRPTVGEYGGGGGGRPISPYGRMAPGSAAGGGGGYRNSPLASSYAPPEAGAAPVAWSAVQGAGRYEADEPWNLEALPNISRGSTVDSGRLEQGHAADPAHVYVLVHGFCSRRPSVFLGGAGTMIMPSLSRSISAAISGRMLPLPALRRKAKLTSDAVRPLLAGWHHPLRPEPVLEEGKEYPIVRCW from the exons ATGGCTTCTGAGGATGCGACTTGGGGTGGAGAGGAGCACGAGGGTGCGGATGCCGCTCAGCTTCAGCCTCAGCCTAGCGAAGATCAAGCCGATGACCACTCCGCGCCAAATTCGCACGTGCCCAGTGACTCCGTCGACGTGGGAGCGGACGATGAGGATGATGCCGAAGATGGCGGAGATTACGACCCCGAGTCCATCTCGTTCGACCCAGCTCCCCAAGcgcccgacgtcgtcgcgccgccggcgccgcccgcTCAACCGGCGAAACCAAAGATGACGGggggcttcctcgtcgaggtgtccgatgacgaggaggacgccggCGCTTCCGAGGTGccgcaggtgcaggtgcaggccCCGGCCCAAGCGAGCCAAGACGTCAAGGACGGCGCGGTGGCCgcaccgccggcgtcgagcactTCGTCGGCCGTGCTTCCCATGGTGGCGAGTCTTGATCCGGTCGCGATGCTGGAAGCGCGCGTCAAGGAGGACCCGCGCGGTGACATGGACGCCTGGATGAACCTCATGGCCGACCACAAGCGCCGCGGCGGCTTGGATGCCCTGCGAAACGTCTACGGCCGATTCCTCGAAGTCTTTCCACAAGCG GCTGATGTTTGGGTCGAGTGGATCGAGACGGAGCTCGGTCTCGACAACTTCATGGAGGCCGAGAGGCTGTTTGGAAAGAGTCTCATGGGCGTCCTCAACGTCAACCTTTGGACCCTCTACCTGAACTACATTCGCCGTCGCAACGATCTCACCAACGACGCGACGGGTCAAGCGAGACGAACGGTCGCTCAGTCGTACGACTTCGTCATCGACAACATCGGGTCCGATCGGGACTCGGGTACAATCTGGCAGGATTACATCAACTTCGTCAAGGGCGGTCCGGGCCAGGTCGGCGGGACGGGCTGGCAGGACCAGCAGAAGATGGATCAGCTCCGAAAGGCGTACCAGCGCGGCATCGACGTGCCCATGTCGACCGTCAACAACCTCTGGAAGGAGTACGACCAGTTCGAGATGGGCCTCAACAAGGTGACG GGTCGAAAGTTCATCCAGGAGCGTTCGCCCGGCTACATGTCGGCCAAGAGCGCCAACATTGCGCTCGACAACATCATGCGAGTGCTGAGGCGGACGAACTTGGCCCGGCTGCCGCCGGCTCCGGCATtcgacgggcacgacgaGTTTCAGGCCCAGGTCGAGATGTGGAAGAGGTGGATCGCGTGGGAAAAGGACGACCCCCTGGTGctcaaggacgacgacaaccAGGCGTACAAGGAACGAGTCCTCTACTGCTACAAGCAGGCCCTCATGGCCCTGCGCTTCTGGCCCGAGATGTGGGTGGACGCGGCCGGCTGGTGTCTGGAGAACGACgtccgcgacggcgacggcaagcccgtcggcaccgagctgctgctgcagggcATCGCCGCCAACCCGGAGAGCGTCCTGCTGGCCCTCAAGCACGCCGACCACATCGAGATCAACTATCCCGAGAAGGACGGGGACAAGACGGAGTACGCCAAGGCGGTTCGGCAACCGTACGACGCCCTGCTCGACACCCTCTACAAGATGGGCGACAAGATCAAGGAGCGGGAGAagctcgaggtcggcacGCTCAAGCAGGCCGCCTCCCAGGAGCCGGTCCGAGAGTCGATcgaggagatggacgacgacgacggcgacgatgacgatgacgacgacgacgacgacgacgacgacgagggccgcGGAGAGGTGAAGAAAGCGAAgaagacgccgacggaggaGCGGATCATGGCGATCCAAAGCGCGTACGCCGCCGAGTCGCAGCTTCTCTCGCGGACCATCTCGTACGTCTGGATCGCCTTGGCCCGCGCGATGCGGCGCATACAGGGCAAAGGCAACCAGAGCGAGGGCGGCCTTCGCAAGGTGTTCACCGACGCGCGGCAAAAGGGCCGCTTGACGAGCGACGTgtacgtcgccgtcgccaggCTCGAGTCGGTCGTCTACAAGGATCCGGTCGGAGCGAAGATCTTCGAGCGCGGCGCTCGGCTGTTCCCCAACGACGAGGGCTTCATGATCGAATACATCAAGTACCTCCATGCGAAGGACGACACGACCA ACGCGCGCGTCGTCTTCGAGACGTGCGTGAACCGGCTCATTGCAAAGGCCGAGACGCTGCCGAAGGCGAAGCCGCTGTACGCCTACTTCCACAAGTACGAGTCGCAGTATGGCGAGCTCTCGCAGATCTCGAAGCTCGAGGCCAGAATGGCGGAACTGTTCCCGTCGGACCCCAAGCTCAGCCACTTCACGGCGCGCTTCTCGACCGACAAGTTCGACCCCGTCGCGGCGCCCATCATCATCTCCAAGGCGGTGCAGATGCGACCGAgacggacggcgccgaccaTCGAGCGGCCCATGCCGAGAAGCAGCATGCCGCCGTCCCGGCAGGAGAGGAGCCCTCGACCGCAGTTTGCGCGCGCGACCGCGTCCCCGAAGCGGCCGttcgccatggacgacgacgagggcaaccCCTCCAAGAGGCTCGCCCGAGCCGTGTCGCCGCTGAAGggagccgccggccgccggctcgacCAGCAGCGACGCAACCAGTCGTCGGCCCTCCACCGGGACATCACCTTCCTGCTAGGCATCCTTCCGCCGGCCCACAGCTACGACGGCCCGAAGctgaagccggcggcggccgtctcgcTGCTCCGCGACACCCAGCTCCCCGACTACAGCTCCTGGAGAGCCAAGACGGGCGGCCAGTATCGCACGCCGGCTCAGACGCtcccgaggccgacggtTGGGgagtacggcggcggcggcggcggcaggcccATCAGCCCCTACGGCCGAATGGCACCCGGCTcggctgccggcggcggcggcggctacCGGAATTCGCCTCTCGCGAGCTCGTACGCCCCCCCCGAGGCCGGGGCCGCGCCGGTGGCCTGGTCGGCCGTTCAAGGAGC CGGTCGGtacgaggcggacgagccATGGAACTTGGAGGCTCTGCCAAACATCTCGCGCGGGTCGACGGTAGATTCGGGGCGACTCGAGCAAGGGCACGCTGCCGATCCCGCACACGTCTACGTGTTGGTTCATGGGTTCTGCAGTCGCCGACCCTCAGTCTTCCTCGGCGGGGCCGGCACCATGATCATGCCCAGCTTGTCTCGTTCGATCTCGGCTGCCATCTCGGGCCGCATGCTTCCGTTGCCAGCCCTGCGCCGAAAGGCCAAGCTGACGTCGGACGCCGTCCGTCCCTTGCTGGCCGGGTGGCACCATCCACTTCGGCCAGAGCCGGTTCTCGAGGAAGGCAAGGAGTATCCCATCGTGCGATGCTGGTGA
- a CDS encoding Histone chaperone, ASF1-like protein: protein MSVVSLLGVKVVNNPAKFTDKYEFEITFECLEALEKDVADLEWKLTYVGSATSDQYDQELDSLLVGPVPVGVNKFLFEADAPNTSRIPDADILGVTVVLLTCAYDGREFVRVGYYVNNEYDSDELNAEPPVKPVIERVKRNVLAEKPRVTRFAIKWDSEASAPAEFPPEQPEADLVADGEEYGADEADEDAAEQGSQGEGAAKVPGEDAEMAGVEREHENGDNGQEEEDMSDDGSVDIEGESEDELEEEEGEGVDDDAMEVDEAEKRAGVSAAKSIFVAS, encoded by the exons ATGTCGGTCGTTTCGCTCCTCGGGGTCAAGGTGGTGAACAACCCGGCCAAGTTCACGGACAAGTACGAGTTCGAGATCACGTTTGAGTGCCTCGAGGCTCTGGAGAAGG ACGTTGCAGATCTCGAGTGGAAGCTCACCTACGTcggctcggccacctc TGACCAGTATGACCAAGAACTCGactcgctcctcgtcggccccgtccccgtcggcgtcaaCAAGTTTCTGTTCGAGGCGGACGCGCCCAACACGTCTCGGAttcccgacgccgacatcctcggcgtcaccgtcgtcctcttGACATGCGCCTACGACGGGCGCGAGTTTGTGCGGGTGGGATATTACGTCAACAATGAGTACGATTCGGACGAGCTCAACGCGGAGCCTCCTGTCAAGCCCGTGATCGAGCGGGTGAAGCGCAACGTGCTCGCCGAGAAACCTCGCGTCACCCGCTTCGCCATCAAGTG GGACTCGGAGGCCTCTGCGCCGGCCGAATTTCCGCCCGAGCAGCCCGAGGCCGACCTCGTGGCGGATGGCGAAGAatacggcgccgacgaggccgacgaggatgcggccGAACAAGGGTCGCAAGGAGAAGGCGCGGCCAAGGTTCCtggcgaggacgccgagatggccggcgtcgagcgagaGCACGAGAACGGCGACAACGGacaggaggaagaggacatGTCTGACGACGGTAGCGTCGACATcgagggcgagagcgaggacgagctcgaggaggaagagggcgagggcgtcgacgatgacgcgatggaggtggacgaggccgagaagcgGGCGGGCGTGAGCGCGGCCAAATCCATCTTCGTTGCCTCCTAG
- a CDS encoding GTPase-activator protein for Ras-like GTPase containing protein, translated as MPVMLQTPSRASTASSSSFQPLSRQNTMSSYDGTRSARQSKRYSMSALYMSMSANEGEMQIEDDLAKGAARTPAPRPRAFPLANSNLFLAQKILRELKSKISSQSKKNFVLEKDVRYLDSRIALLIQNRMALEEQNEVASHLEDAADMQEGFFPNDDKTQKYGNLMFLLQSEPRHIAHLCRLVSMAEIDSLLQTVMFTIYGNQYESREEHLLLTMFQSVLTYQFDNTPDYSSLLRANTPVSRMMTTYTRRGPGQSFLKTVLADRINSLIELKDLDLEINPLKVYERMVEQIEEDTGSLPPHLPKGITAEQAAENPQVQAIIEPRLTMLTEIANGFLTTIIDGLEEAPYGIRWICKQIRSLTKRKYPDANDQVICTLIGGFFFLRFINPAIVTPKSYMLIDGTPAERPRRTLTLIAKMLQNLANKPSYAKEPYMAKLQPFIHQNKDRINKFMLDLCEVSDFYESLEMDNYVALSKKDLELDITLNEIYAMHGLIDKHQQEVCRDESSHLAIIISELGPAPAQVPRKENRVINLPLFSRWETAIDDLTAALDITQEEVFFMEAKSIFVQIMRTIPQSSAVLKRPLRLERVADAAATSRNDAVMVRKGIRAMELLSQLQELGVIDKNDQFDLLRDEVEQELHHLGSLKEGVIAETQKLDEVYKTIRDHNTYLVGQLETYKSYLHNVRSQSEGTKRKQQKQQVLGPYKFTHQQLEKEGVIQKSNVPDNRRANIYFNFTSPLPGTFVISLHYKGKRDLAGARRDGDPVPLTRTGRNRGLLELDLKLDDLLEMQKDNQDELDLEYVQFNVPKVLALLNKRFARKKGW; from the exons ATGCCCGTCATGCTTCAGACGCCATCACGAGCCTCAAccgcctcttcgtcgtccttcCAACCCCTCTCGCGCCAAAACACCATGTCTTCCTACGATGGCACGCGCTCCGCGCGCCAGTCAAAACGGTACTCCATGTCCGCCCTCtacatgtccatgtcggCCAACGAAGGCGAGATGCAAATCGAGGATGACCTGGCCAAAGGTGCCGCGCGAACACCCGCCCCCCGACCCCGGGCGTTTCCCCTTGCTAACTCGAACCTGTTCCTAGCCCAGAAAATCCTTCGCGAGCTCAAGTCCAAGATCTCGTCCCAGTCCAAGAAGAACTTCGTCCTCGAAAAGGATGTGCGATATCTTGATTCGCGTATCGCGCTGTTGATCCAGAATCGAATGGCGCTCGAAGAG CAAAACGAAGTCGCCAGCCATCTCGAAGATGCGGCCGACATGCAGGAGGGCTTCTTCCCCAACGATGACAAGACCCAGAAATATGGAAACCTCATGTTCCTCCTCCAGTCCGAACCGAGGCACATCGCCCACCTCTGCAGGCTCGTGTCCATGGCCGAGATCGACTCCCTGCTGCAGACGGTCATGTTCACCATCTACGGCAACCAGTACGAGAGTCGCGAGGAGCATCTGCTCCTCACCATGTTCCAG TCCGTGCTCACCTACCAGTTCGACAACACGCCCGACTACTCGTCCCTGCTCCGAGCGAACACGCCGGTCTCGCGAATGATGACGACCTACACCCGCCGGGGACCCGGCCAGAGCTTCCTCAAGACGGTGCTGGCCGATAGGATCAACAGCCTGATCGAGCTCAAGGACCTGGACTTGGAGATCAACCCCCTCAAGGTGTACGAGCGCATGGTTGAGCAGATCGAGGAGGACACTGGATCGCTGCCTCCGCACCTGCCCAAGGGCATCACCGCCGAGCAGGCGGCGGAGAACCCGCAGGTGCAGGCCATCATCGAGCCAAGGCTGACCATGCTCACCGAGATCGCCAACGGCTTCCtcaccaccatcatcgacggcctcgaggaggcgcCGTACGGAATTCGCTGGATATGCAAGCAGATCCGCAGCCTGACGAAGCGCAAGTATCCCGACGCCAACGATCAGGTCATCTGCACCCTCATCGGCGGCTTCTTCTTCCTGCGCTTCATCAACCCGGCCATCGTCACGCCCAAGTCGTACATGCTCATCGACGGCACGCCGGCCGAGAGACCTCGACGGACGCTGACCTTGATCGCCAAGATGCTCCAGAACCTTGCCAACAAGCCGTCGTACGCCAAGGAGCCGTACATGGCGAAGCTGCAGCCGTTCATTCACCAGAACAAGGACAGGATCAACAAGTTCATGCTCGACCTCTGCGAGGTCAGCGACTTCTACGAGAGCCTAGAGATGGACAACTACGTGGCCCTCTCCAAGAAGGACCTCGAGCTGGACATCACGCTCAACGAGATCTACGCCATGCACGGCTTGATCGACAAGCACCAGCAGGAGGTGTGCAGGGACGAAAGCTCGCAcctcgccatcatcatctccGAGCTCGGCCCGGCTCCGGCCCAGGTGCCGCGCAAGGAGAACCGGGTGATCAACTTGCCGCTGTTCAGTCGGTGGGAGACGGCCATCGACGATCTCACGGCCGCGCTCGACATCACACAGGAGGAAGTGTTCTTTATGGAAGCCAAGTCCATCTTCGTGCAGATCATGCGCACCATCCCGCAGAGCAGCGCCGTGCTCAAGCGCCCCCTTCGTCTGGAGAGagtcgccgacgcggccgcgaCGAGCCGGAACGACGCCGTCATGGTTCGCAAGGGCATCCGTGCCATGGAGCTCCTCTCGCAGCTGCAGGAGCTGGGCGTCATCGACAAGAACGACCAGTTCGACCTCTTGCGCGACGAGGTGGAGCAGGAGCTGCATCACCTCGGCTCGCTCAAGGAAGGCGTCATCGCCGAGACccagaagctcgacgaggtgtACAAGACGATCCGCGACCACAACACgtacctcgtcggccagctggAGACGTACAAGAGCTACCTGCACAACGTGCGGTCGCAGAGCGAGGGGACCAAGCGaaagcagcagaagcagcaggtTCTCGGCCCCTACAAGTTCACGCACCAGCAGctcgagaaggagggcgTGATTCAGAAGAGCAACGTTCCGGATAACAGACGGGCCAACATCTACTTCAACTTCACGAGCCCCCTGCCGGGCACGTTCGTCATCTCCCTGCACTACAAAGGTAAGCGtgacctcgccggcgcccgacGCGACGGGGACCCCGTTCCGCTGACGCGCACAGGTCGAAACCGTGGGCTTCTCGAGCTTGATctcaagctcgacgacctgctcgagaTGCAGAAGGACAACCAAGACGAGCTCGATCTCGAGTACGTCCAGTTCAATGTGCCCAAAGTCCTCGCCCTTCTCAACAAGCGATTCGCTCGCAAGAAGGGGTGGTAG
- a CDS encoding peroxiredoxin 5, prdx5, protein MAFRASLRPVARALPGAVRSLHSTPRALVKAGDGLPDFGGLYENSPGNQINLAKEFQSSDGYIIGVPGAFTGTCSSKHVPSYMNHPNLDKAGQVFVVSVNDPFVLGASNWTLPARRVQVQPLLPCLAIVDGVQIRFLADPTAEFTKALDLGFDAPIFGHTRSQRYALKVENGKITKTHIEPDATGADVSMADKVLGS, encoded by the exons ATGGCCTTCCGTGCATCCCTCCGACCGGTCGCGCGCGCACTACCAGGCGCGGTGCGAAGCTTGCACTCGACACCACGAGCCCTCGTCAAGGCGGGTGACGGCTTGCCCGACTTTGGCGGCCTGTACGAGAACTCGCCTGGCAACCAAATCAACCTGGCAAAGGAGTTCCAATCGTCCGACGGATACATCATCGGCGTTCCCGGTGCCTTCACCGGCACCTGCTCCAGCAAGCATGTGCCGTCCTACATGAACCACCCCAACCTCGACAAGGCCGGCCAAGTCTTTGTCGTCTCGGTCAACGATCCCTTCGT GCTTGGAGCGAGCAACTGGACCCTACCGGCCAGacgggtgcaagtacaaccgCTGCTCCCATGTCTGGCAATTGTTGACGGCGTCCAGATCCGCTTCCTTGCCGACCCCACTGCCGAGTTCACAAAGGCACTGGACCTTGGTTTCGATGCGCCCATCTTCGGCCACACCCGCAGCCAGCGATACGCTCTGAAGGTCGAGAACGGCAAGATCACCAAGACTCATATCGAGCCCGACGCCACTGGTGCCGACG TTTCCATGGCCGACAAGGTGCTGGGTTCATGA